The Nothobranchius furzeri strain GRZ-AD chromosome 8, NfurGRZ-RIMD1, whole genome shotgun sequence genome includes a region encoding these proteins:
- the LOC107392782 gene encoding small conductance calcium-activated potassium channel protein 2 isoform X1 — MRLILVKPTNATRRLDSTGEVFRDGDHEHFTTGGPEKKHDPYSETSGDTSSSPPEKSQGFASSKGLSPPRSSAQLGTQNLTLSQLSDQDWLLLCDQVRSADNPPSGGRACVCPCPDVHQCSETSSFLPHSNRGSLKESLSRVRNKRSISSAHTQLFSQSTHRSTTHSPQQKNHKDLQKLAAIHPTNTVMPQSADQEGQKKQPCCHPKLKDCTQLTCPNVFNIPLKSIECETNKPLQKQPQLSVINWKEIFGKEPLLVQQRQTKDSRCSVTGDQTCKPSGNPSFVLKCRHLPYCRPANTQKSQKPASQKSLKSVSTSQCSLLDNQDVVEDETRPQESQTNSPYLCGSNPSLPKHSPPISETLETGNILNGDAARPLSSQGTWASSLTDLHSSQQPLQLLHSAVFEDAFSKVLREDSSKANSENLIPAESSRPEKKTKDISYRLGQRKALFGKRKQLSDYALVCGMFGIIAMVIETELSRAFYSKDSVYSHVLKGLISVSTAMLLVLILMYHAREIELFMVDNGADDWRIAMTLERILFILLELLVCAIHPIPGQYVFSWTTRLAFTYTASVADADVDIVLSVPMFLRLYLIGRVMLLHSKLFTDASSRSIGALNKINFDTRFVMKTLMTICPGTVLLIFSVSCWIIAAWTVRICERYHDSQEVASTFLGAMWLISITFLSIGYGDMVPHTYCGKGVCLLTGIMGAGCTALVVAVVARKSELTRAEKHVHNFMMDTQLYKKIKNTAANVLRETWLIYKNTKLVKKVDHARVRHHQRKFLQAIHQLRRLKMEQRKLTDQANTVADLAKTQNMMYDLVSELQHRAGEMDRRVVVLEEKLDSIILGVQSLPVVLSQAIAKLQRDFLDELACRVHFLSSSLSSECCSAPPKQLYRGSTTPETPYS; from the exons ATGAGGTTGATTCTGGTTAAACCCACCAATGCAACAAGACGTCTTGACTCAACAGGTGAAGTCTTCCGAGATGGAGATCATGAACATTTTACTACAGGAGGTCCTGAGAAGAAGCATGATCCATACTCTGAAACGTCAGGTGACACATCCTCGTCCCCACCAGAGAAAAGTCAGGGTTTTGCTTCGTCTAAAGGACTCAGTCCCCCGAGAAGTTCAGCTCAGCTGGGAACCCAGAACCTCACCCTGTCACAGCTGAGTGACCAGGACTGGCTGCTGCTTTGTGACCAGGTCAGGAGCGCAGATAACCCACCCTCCGGAGGAAGAGCGTGTGTTTGTCCTTGTCCTGATGTGCACCAGTGTTCTGAGACTTCTAGTTTTCTACCACACTCAAATCGAGGCTCTCTTAAAGAGAGCCTCTCCAGGGTGAGAAATAAGAGGAGCATTTCATCAGCTCACACACAACTTTTCTCCCAAAGCACCCACCGTTCCACCACTCATTCTCCACAGCAAAAAAACCACAAAGATCTTCAAAAACTTGCAGCAATCCACCCAACAAATACTGTCATGCCTCAGAGCGCTGACCAAGAAGGTCAGAAAAAACAGCCTTGCTGTCATCCTAAACTGAAGGACTGCACCCAACTGACTTGTCCAAATGTGTTCAACATTCCTCTAAAATCCATTGAATGTGAGACAAATAAGCCGCTTCAGAAACAGCCTCAACTCTCGGTAATCAACTGGAAAGAGATTTTTGGTAAAGAACCACTGTTGGTGCAGCAACGCCAAACGAAAGACTCTCGCTGTTCGGTAACTGGTGACCAAACATGCAAGCCATCCGGAAATCCGTCCTTCGTACTCAAATGCCGTCATCTCCCTTATTGTCGCCCGGCCAACACGCAGAAATCACAGAAACCTGCCAGTCAAAAAAGTCTAAAATCTGTCTCCACCAGCCAGTGCAGCTTGCTCGACAACCAGGATGTAGTGGAGGACGAAACAAGACCGCAAGAAAGccag ACGAATTCTCCGTATCTCTGTGGATCGAACCCATCTCTCCCTAAACACTCTCCTCCAATCTCCGAAACCTTGGAAACGGGCAACATTCTCAACGGGGATGCTGCGCGGCCTCTCAGCAGCCAGGGTACTTGGGCATCTAGTCTCACAGACCTTCATTCGAGCCAACAACCACTTCAGCTTCTTCACAGTGCCGTCTTTGAAGATGCATTCTCTAAAGTTCTGAGAGAAGACTCCAGCAAAGCCAACAGCGAGAACCTGATCCCAGCAGAGAGCAGCAGACCAGAGAAGAAGACAAAGGACATTAGCTACCGGCTGGGTCAAAGGAAAGCTCTGTTTGGGAAGCGCAAGCAGCTGAGCGACTACGCTTTGGTCTGTGGGATGTTTGGGATTATTGCCATGGTCATTGAGACGGAGCTGTCAAGAGCATTTTACAGCAAG gATTCTGTTTATTCTCATGTACTAAAGGGTCTGATCAGTGTTTCCACGGCCATGCTCCTTGTACTCATTCTGATGTACCATGCCAGGGAGATAGAG CTCTTCATGGTAGACAACGGCGCAGACGACTGGAGGATAGCCATGACTTTAGAGCGGATCCTTTTCATCCTGTTGGAGCTACTTGTTTGTGCCATCCATCCAATCCCGGGTCAGTACGTGTTCAGCTGGACCACACGTCTGGCCTTCACTTACACGGCGTCTGTGGCAGACGCCGATGTGGACATCGTCCTGTCTGTGCCGATGTTCCTGCGCCTGTACCTGATTGGACGGGTCATGCTGCTCCACAGCAAGCTCTTCACAGACGCCTCGTCACGCAGCATCGGGGCCCTCAACAAGATCAACTTCGACACTCGTTTCGTCATGAAGACCCTGATGACCATCTGCCCCGGTACGGTCCTGCTCATCTTCAGTGTGTCCTGTTGGATCATCGCAGCATGGACTGTGCGCATTTGTGAGCG GTATCACGATTCACAAGAAGTGGCCAGCACCTTCCTCGGAGCGATGTGGCTGATCTCCATTACCTTCCTGTCCATCGGCTATGGAGACATGGTCCCTCACACCTACTGTGGAAAAGGGGTTTGCCTGTTAACAGGAATTATG GGAGCAGGTTGTACCGCCTTGGTGGTAGCTGTTGTTGCAAGGAAGTCAGAGCTGACCAGAGCTGAAAAACACGTCCACAACTTTATGATGGATACTCAGCTTTACAAAAAG ATAAAAAATACAGCAGCTAATGTACTGAGGGAGACATGGCTCATCTACAAAAACACCAAGCTGGTCAAAAAAGTCGACCATGCCCGCGTACGCCACCATCAGAGGAAATTCCTTCAAGCCATCCACCA ACTGCGAAGACTCAAAATGGAGCAGAGGAAATTAACAGATCAGGCAAATACAGTTGCTGATCTTGCAAAG ACTCAGAACATGATGTACGATCTGGTGTCAGAACTCCAGCATCGGGCCGGAGAGATGGACAGGAGGGTTGTGGTTCTGGAAGAGAAACTGGACTCCATCATCCTGGGTGTGCAGTCACTGCCGGTTGTGCTCTCTCAAGCAATTGCAAAGCTCCAAAGGGACTTTCTGGATGAGTTGGCCTGTCGTGTTCATTTCCTGTCATCTTCGCTGAGCTCTGAATGCTGTTCAGCACCCCCCAAGCAACTTTATCGAGGATCCACCACACCAGAGACACCGTACAGCTGA
- the LOC107392782 gene encoding small conductance calcium-activated potassium channel protein 2 isoform X2 codes for MQEKGKKGEVFRDGDHEHFTTGGPEKKHDPYSETSGDTSSSPPEKSQGFASSKGLSPPRSSAQLGTQNLTLSQLSDQDWLLLCDQVRSADNPPSGGRACVCPCPDVHQCSETSSFLPHSNRGSLKESLSRVRNKRSISSAHTQLFSQSTHRSTTHSPQQKNHKDLQKLAAIHPTNTVMPQSADQEGQKKQPCCHPKLKDCTQLTCPNVFNIPLKSIECETNKPLQKQPQLSVINWKEIFGKEPLLVQQRQTKDSRCSVTGDQTCKPSGNPSFVLKCRHLPYCRPANTQKSQKPASQKSLKSVSTSQCSLLDNQDVVEDETRPQESQTNSPYLCGSNPSLPKHSPPISETLETGNILNGDAARPLSSQGTWASSLTDLHSSQQPLQLLHSAVFEDAFSKVLREDSSKANSENLIPAESSRPEKKTKDISYRLGQRKALFGKRKQLSDYALVCGMFGIIAMVIETELSRAFYSKDSVYSHVLKGLISVSTAMLLVLILMYHAREIELFMVDNGADDWRIAMTLERILFILLELLVCAIHPIPGQYVFSWTTRLAFTYTASVADADVDIVLSVPMFLRLYLIGRVMLLHSKLFTDASSRSIGALNKINFDTRFVMKTLMTICPGTVLLIFSVSCWIIAAWTVRICERYHDSQEVASTFLGAMWLISITFLSIGYGDMVPHTYCGKGVCLLTGIMGAGCTALVVAVVARKSELTRAEKHVHNFMMDTQLYKKIKNTAANVLRETWLIYKNTKLVKKVDHARVRHHQRKFLQAIHQLRRLKMEQRKLTDQANTVADLAKTQNMMYDLVSELQHRAGEMDRRVVVLEEKLDSIILGVQSLPVVLSQAIAKLQRDFLDELACRVHFLSSSLSSECCSAPPKQLYRGSTTPETPYS; via the exons ATGCAGGAAAAAGGTAAAAAAG GTGAAGTCTTCCGAGATGGAGATCATGAACATTTTACTACAGGAGGTCCTGAGAAGAAGCATGATCCATACTCTGAAACGTCAGGTGACACATCCTCGTCCCCACCAGAGAAAAGTCAGGGTTTTGCTTCGTCTAAAGGACTCAGTCCCCCGAGAAGTTCAGCTCAGCTGGGAACCCAGAACCTCACCCTGTCACAGCTGAGTGACCAGGACTGGCTGCTGCTTTGTGACCAGGTCAGGAGCGCAGATAACCCACCCTCCGGAGGAAGAGCGTGTGTTTGTCCTTGTCCTGATGTGCACCAGTGTTCTGAGACTTCTAGTTTTCTACCACACTCAAATCGAGGCTCTCTTAAAGAGAGCCTCTCCAGGGTGAGAAATAAGAGGAGCATTTCATCAGCTCACACACAACTTTTCTCCCAAAGCACCCACCGTTCCACCACTCATTCTCCACAGCAAAAAAACCACAAAGATCTTCAAAAACTTGCAGCAATCCACCCAACAAATACTGTCATGCCTCAGAGCGCTGACCAAGAAGGTCAGAAAAAACAGCCTTGCTGTCATCCTAAACTGAAGGACTGCACCCAACTGACTTGTCCAAATGTGTTCAACATTCCTCTAAAATCCATTGAATGTGAGACAAATAAGCCGCTTCAGAAACAGCCTCAACTCTCGGTAATCAACTGGAAAGAGATTTTTGGTAAAGAACCACTGTTGGTGCAGCAACGCCAAACGAAAGACTCTCGCTGTTCGGTAACTGGTGACCAAACATGCAAGCCATCCGGAAATCCGTCCTTCGTACTCAAATGCCGTCATCTCCCTTATTGTCGCCCGGCCAACACGCAGAAATCACAGAAACCTGCCAGTCAAAAAAGTCTAAAATCTGTCTCCACCAGCCAGTGCAGCTTGCTCGACAACCAGGATGTAGTGGAGGACGAAACAAGACCGCAAGAAAGccag ACGAATTCTCCGTATCTCTGTGGATCGAACCCATCTCTCCCTAAACACTCTCCTCCAATCTCCGAAACCTTGGAAACGGGCAACATTCTCAACGGGGATGCTGCGCGGCCTCTCAGCAGCCAGGGTACTTGGGCATCTAGTCTCACAGACCTTCATTCGAGCCAACAACCACTTCAGCTTCTTCACAGTGCCGTCTTTGAAGATGCATTCTCTAAAGTTCTGAGAGAAGACTCCAGCAAAGCCAACAGCGAGAACCTGATCCCAGCAGAGAGCAGCAGACCAGAGAAGAAGACAAAGGACATTAGCTACCGGCTGGGTCAAAGGAAAGCTCTGTTTGGGAAGCGCAAGCAGCTGAGCGACTACGCTTTGGTCTGTGGGATGTTTGGGATTATTGCCATGGTCATTGAGACGGAGCTGTCAAGAGCATTTTACAGCAAG gATTCTGTTTATTCTCATGTACTAAAGGGTCTGATCAGTGTTTCCACGGCCATGCTCCTTGTACTCATTCTGATGTACCATGCCAGGGAGATAGAG CTCTTCATGGTAGACAACGGCGCAGACGACTGGAGGATAGCCATGACTTTAGAGCGGATCCTTTTCATCCTGTTGGAGCTACTTGTTTGTGCCATCCATCCAATCCCGGGTCAGTACGTGTTCAGCTGGACCACACGTCTGGCCTTCACTTACACGGCGTCTGTGGCAGACGCCGATGTGGACATCGTCCTGTCTGTGCCGATGTTCCTGCGCCTGTACCTGATTGGACGGGTCATGCTGCTCCACAGCAAGCTCTTCACAGACGCCTCGTCACGCAGCATCGGGGCCCTCAACAAGATCAACTTCGACACTCGTTTCGTCATGAAGACCCTGATGACCATCTGCCCCGGTACGGTCCTGCTCATCTTCAGTGTGTCCTGTTGGATCATCGCAGCATGGACTGTGCGCATTTGTGAGCG GTATCACGATTCACAAGAAGTGGCCAGCACCTTCCTCGGAGCGATGTGGCTGATCTCCATTACCTTCCTGTCCATCGGCTATGGAGACATGGTCCCTCACACCTACTGTGGAAAAGGGGTTTGCCTGTTAACAGGAATTATG GGAGCAGGTTGTACCGCCTTGGTGGTAGCTGTTGTTGCAAGGAAGTCAGAGCTGACCAGAGCTGAAAAACACGTCCACAACTTTATGATGGATACTCAGCTTTACAAAAAG ATAAAAAATACAGCAGCTAATGTACTGAGGGAGACATGGCTCATCTACAAAAACACCAAGCTGGTCAAAAAAGTCGACCATGCCCGCGTACGCCACCATCAGAGGAAATTCCTTCAAGCCATCCACCA ACTGCGAAGACTCAAAATGGAGCAGAGGAAATTAACAGATCAGGCAAATACAGTTGCTGATCTTGCAAAG ACTCAGAACATGATGTACGATCTGGTGTCAGAACTCCAGCATCGGGCCGGAGAGATGGACAGGAGGGTTGTGGTTCTGGAAGAGAAACTGGACTCCATCATCCTGGGTGTGCAGTCACTGCCGGTTGTGCTCTCTCAAGCAATTGCAAAGCTCCAAAGGGACTTTCTGGATGAGTTGGCCTGTCGTGTTCATTTCCTGTCATCTTCGCTGAGCTCTGAATGCTGTTCAGCACCCCCCAAGCAACTTTATCGAGGATCCACCACACCAGAGACACCGTACAGCTGA